The nucleotide sequence ATTTTACTTCTGGCAGTCTCATGATCAGGCCATGGTCTCTAATCCTAAAATATAACCCGTATCTAAGATTTAAACCAATCAGGCAACAACTAGAGAGATAGAGTGATGTACCGATAGTGGTGCAATAGTAAATGCTGGGAAATAGCTACTCTATTTCGTCAGTGACAGTCTCACTTCTCACCTCAAAAAAGTGCATTTGGCAATGAATTCACACAGTGTTTGGCTCCCTGTAGCTCCTTTACCGCTCAGCAATACTAAATGACTGAAAACATTAACCAGCCGTGAAAACTGGAAAATTCTGTCCAGTGCTCGAATGGAGATTAGGGATAATTAACACCCTCCATTAGAATCAGATTCGTCTTTAGTCGGCCATGTATGTTTTGCACagccaaggaatttgactccggtctaGTGGCTTtcaatgtacttacacagaataacaacacggcaatcttcaggaatatagaCAGGTGAAACCGTTTCTGTGAACTGTAAACAGGAAACAGTGCAAAGAAGTGAAGAGTGCAAGGAGTGCTGAGAAAGACATTACTATATATGCACATATAGTTGGTTGATTTTTATTATGTGAAGTATAGTACAGCCTGTTCAGATATACAGTAGGGAGTGAAATGTATTGCACATTTGTATTTTAGACTGAAATAAATATGTATgatttgtaggtacagtgggtatcATAGTGTTGCAGGGTTATTGCATAGTGCCACAGTGAGTTAACTGTTCATAAGCGTGACAGCAAGGGGGAagaaactgttcctgtgtctggtggttgtgGTGTACAGTGCTCTAGTGCCAACCAGAGGGGggaagttggaacaggttgtgtttggcatgtgatgggtctgcagtgggtttccctgtccatttcctgactctggaggtgtataggtCCTGGATCGTGGGCAGGTTGGCACCGATAATCTTttctgcagtcctgactgtccgttgtgaTCTGTTCCTGTcatgtttggtggccaatccaaaccagacagtgacggATGTGCATAGAACATACTGGATTACTGCGGAGTAGAAATGAATAAGCAGCTCCTGAACTGgcacaggaagtacatcctctcttctttttaaatttatttctgattttttttcccatatttctcccaatttagtggccaatcgatccctattttagttcaaacacccactcccatactgcatgcgttcgtcaactgcatctctccggccggcagtctcgaaggagtcgtcTCCCCaccttcgtgacaaggcgaatccaggccgaaccactgctttttccccacacacacagacgcattcatgtgatgaacacaagccgactccgcccccctcccgaagacagcgttaccAATTATCGctacttcgtcgagtccggccatagtcggatctgactagACCGGGGCGCGAATCCCGGTCCCCCAGTGGGCAACTCCATGGACAcatagccgatgcttagaccgctacaccaccgcgttcGGGAAGTACTTCctccgctacaccaccgcgttcCGGAAGTacttcctctgctgggcctttttgattacTGCATTGATGTTGACTCCCACTTCAGGTCCTCAGGTCCTGTTGTTGGTAAAAGCTGTGACTTGAGTAGGGAGATGTCTAACAGTTATTTTCACATAAAGCCAAGAAAATCCAAAGCAGAGGATGTTTAGCAAATAGCAATCCAAGCATCACAATAACTTTTTACCAGGAGCTAATAGGCTCGATTACTAATAAAACTAAGAAAGCTGGTGCCATTTACACTACTGGTCACCCGTCATAAGCAGTAAAGATCCACAAGAATGTAGATTGCTGATAAATAGTAAAATCACCTGGTGTAGGGGCAGGTTTGAATGAAAACCTTCATGCATATTGCTCTCAAGCAGGGCAAATGGTCGAATCAGCAGCGGCCAGAAAAACCATTCAGACCCCAGACCAGCCCCCTGACTCCTACTCCCAATGATGATGGGAGATATCTCAAAACTAGGCAGCCTTGGTAAGTTTACGAAATTATGCAGGTTTGCAGGATATTGCAAAAAAATAAGTGACACGTCATCGGTGTTATGAGCAACACAAAGATCAGCTTTTGAACAGCCGGCCACGCCAAAACACTCTGCCATCCAAATAAAGGTCGAGGTGATATACGGTCAGGTGGACCTTCAGTCGGTGAGATCAGAGCAGATGAGCGCTGTTTGTGACGCTGTGTCCGAGGACCTTCTGGTCTTGTTCCAGACCCTCAGAGAGTCTggtgcaggacagaggaaggcttACAAGCCCATTCACAACACAGAGGTGAGCCAAACACCTTCTTGACGCTATGTAATCACTGAATCAAACTTAGATCAGTGTGATGACTTTAATAAATGAGACTGAATACATTATTTATTTTGAGTTTTGAGATAAATTTCTTTAGAAATGACATCTTATCTATTATCAGACAGCCTTGGATAACCACACTCCCCTTACTGAGGACATCAGCACCTTCCCTGATGTGGCCAAAGTCTAAGTCTGTTTCTTACTGCATCATATCAAACAAGGAAAGCCAATCTAATCATATACTTGTTTATTATCACTGTATCATATTATAAAAAAGGGAGGTGGTGGGTATTGGGCCAgctgtcctacttgccaaaaggaatgcgaagtggtgcggtggcctctcgcttcctgtgtagtgatcgccgcgggtccatcaggaccttagcatatggctgcTCCTAAGCAAATGTgtctgcagcagcaccttctcgtggtacctcctgttttcacaaagtctgatgcgggggcgaccgggttcccggcggtataaccgggtgggtcgattggactcgttaacCTTGGTTGGCAGCTAATCTAGGAGAAGGCaaattctgatttcaaacccggatagatgaagctcgttagcctgtcgggcagttcatctaggagaaggccaactctgatttcaaacctccgctgccttgcgggtatactcgtctacgggaaaggcttcgggaagaaaccctgaggaaaaatctgcatccgtctccattgccagtcttcttgctagtcttgccagtcttgccactggtaataaatggtctcggacgagagagtggggttgatgatgcgcaactcttcctcactttaatcattgcgcaagtcatcagtcatccacagGATGACTAGACGGTGCTTGTCACTGCGATGGACGAATAGCACAACATCATATTAGAATTTTTACTTGTTTTGAGTGATATTTTGGCTTGCTTTGTAGCAGTCGACCCTGCCGTCCCCTACGAGGAGATCACAGACATTCATATCTGTTGCGGCTGAGGTCTCCTCCACTCCACTGAGAAACATTGTGGAAGagatgccctcaacacacaacaagAAGAAAAGTCAGAGACAAAACCTTTCTGCCTCATTATCCTCATATTATAATTTTTACTACCGATGAATGAAAGTGGTgagttggttttttttcttctcctctttgCAGAGGTCAAACACAAGGGGAGGGTGAGCAGATTCTTATCCAGGCTGAGGAAGGCCTTCCTTTTCTGAAGCTCCATGAAAAATCATCAATTTGTACATtgaaaaaaatacatattttgtttAGTACAGTTGTCTTACAATTCTAATTTCTGACTATAAGCTTTGGTGTCCTAATACTGATCCAAGGTTGTATATGTAAGGACTGCTGTGAAACACCAACATAAGTCACACCTTTTGTAAAATAATCCGGTGAGGTTATTTAACCCATTTAGGTGATACatatttgtttgtgtatgtgttacaCCCCATTTACCCCTGGTGTTATCATGCAATCTGGGTATTATTCATCTCTTTCAATGTGACATTTTGCCGTCTGGAGTCAATTCTCCCAATTCCACAGAGAGCTCTTGATATTTTAATCTTTCAGATTTCAAATTAATGTTGATAAACCCGTATCAAAAAATCTTAAGGAAGCAAATGTATGAAATTTCTATTCCAGTAGGCATATAAACAGGGTTGATGAACATAAGATTAAGACTGATTTGATATCAAGTCGCCTGTAAGTCTCATCAGCCTTCACTCCGGatcagtaggtggcggtaatgctcACTTTCGTTGTCTGCCAACCGCAGTGATTTAATtaggaaagaagaaagaaaagttttttaaaaaaagaaaaaagaagagggggGGTGGAGATAGAGGTGGATAAGTCTGAAAGacgcgtccatccatccatccattatccaaaccacgtatcctgttctcagggtcgcgggatgctgtggagcctatcccagcagtcattgggcggcaggcggggacaccctggacaggccgccagtccaagtTTGAAGGAAGTagcgggggggaaaaaagggggggagggaagaAATGTCAGGTTGTAGTGATGATACTGAGAGCGTAAGAGAAATCCTCTTGGCTGGAATACAACTGACTGGAGGAAAGGGCAGATTTGGAGTTCAGTCGGACAAACATGAAGCAGCGAGTTGAATCGACTGTGCgtcactgtagtccactgactttgggtttctactgcagcggtcatgccaGTTTCCTGTTAGTTGGCGCCTAAATTtattggcaatggcatattttgcgcaatgcctgcaagatttaccgtggataaatgtcaacgacatgcacagaattgacGACAAACTTTccactgcacctaccagcaaacgggtgaaaaatttcaagttgcacatatctacactcaccggccactttattaggcacacccttccaactgctcattaacgcaaatttctaatcagccaatcacatggcagcaactcaatgcatttaggcatgtagacatggtcaagacgatctgctgcagttcaaaccgagcatcagaatggggaagaaaggtgatttaagtgactttgaacgtggcatggttgttggtgccagacgggctggtctgagtatttcagaaactgctgatctgctgggattttcacgcacaaccatctctaggggtttcagagaatggtccgaaaaagagaaaatatccagtgagcggcagttctgtgggcgaaaatgccttgttgatgccagaggtcagaggagaatggccagactggtttgagctgatagaaaggcaacagtaactcaaataaccactcattacaaccgaggtatgcagaagagcatctctgaatgcacaacacgtcgaaccttgaggcagatgggctacagcagcagaagaccacaccgggtgccactcctgtcagctaagaacaggaaactgaggctacagttcgcacaggctcaccaaaattggacaatagaagattggaaaaacgttgcctggtctgatgagtctcgatttctgctgcgacattcggatggtagggtcagaatttggcatcaacaacatgaaagcatggatccatcctgccttgtatcaacggttcaggctggtggtggtggtgtaatggtgtgggggatattttcttggcacactttgggccccttagtaccaattgagcatcgtgtcaacgccactgcctacctgagtattgttgctgaccatgtccatccctttatgaccacagtgttcccatcttctgatggctacttccagcaggataacgcgccatgtcataaagctcgaatcatctcagactggtttcttgaacatgacaatgagttcactgtactcaaatggcctccacagtcaccagatctcaatccaatagagcacctttgggatgtggaccgggagattcgcatcatggatgtgcagccgacaaatctgcagcaactgcgtgatgctatcatgtcaatatggaccaaactctctgaggaatgtttccagtaccttgttgaatctatgccacgaaggattaaggcagttctgaaggcaaaagggggtccaacccggtactagcaaggtgtacctaataaagtggccagtgagtgtagttaCGTCCGCCTGGGAAATACATATCGGTGACTGATTTTAGCCACACCCTTAAGTGTTTGATCAGGAAGTATGCCTCCATCCCTCTCACGACTGCATGGTGAGTAGATGGGTCCCATCATTTGAACCAAATGTGTTGAAAATCTGAAAATTAGTGTGTAACTTAAAGGAATGTCACTACCAAAAACCTGTTTTCTGCAGTTAAACCTTTTTGGGTGTCATTGCTGAAAATTTAATTTTGATGTGTGTACAACTGCTCAGACATGCAAGCTAACCATGTGCTGACTAGCATCTATTACACTTAAAATGTTGTTTAAGTCGTAATTATTGATTTACCCGTgaaataaaatgtaaataaaatagTAGAAATATATTTACAACGTAGATGTAAACAAACATTTTACAGGTCAGTACAATCCTTATTTTATATTATTGTGTTTTGGTAGAGAGGTTAGATACAGAGGCCAAGAAAACAATTACGGGAGAGGACAGACTTGAATGTtgtggacatccatccatccattatcgaaaccgcttatcctgctctcagggtcgcggggatgctggagcctatcccagcagtcttagggcggcaggcggggagacactggacagtccgccaggccatcacagggccgacacacacacattcacacctagggacaatttagtacggcagtcATTACAGGATAGGAGAGAtgagtggttagtgcggttgcctcagcaagaaggtcctgggttcgagccccggagtagtccaaccttgggggtcgtcacgggtcgtcctctgtgtcgagTCTGcacgttctccccctgtctgttgTGGACATGTCTAGAGAAAATCCAGATGTTACACTGCGGGAAGGATCTCCATCGACTCAAGCCAATTGGTTCTGGGTTATAAGCAAGGATAATGTGAATACACTAGGTGGCAGTAATGCGCCTTAAATAAGTCTGCCAACCACTGTTAAATAAAAGAACGAAGAAGACGAAAGCGTTTCCAGCCTTGTGTTTACAGCGTTTATGATTGCAAACGAGTCCAGAATACTAATTTCGGCAGAGCACTCAGCGTGGAACTTAATTCTATGTAATTCTTTTCTCTGTTATTCAGCGACAAGCATGTCGAATGCGTTTCATTTAAATGGCATTAAGGGACACGTGTCGTCAGCTGACGTTAGTTAACCCAGCGTAGCGCTAGCTTTATGTTGTATGCTGTGCGCCATTCAAAGTTTTCCCAGTTGACATTTTCAGTTTCCTACCTCCTTCCAGGTGCGCGATGCCAGGCGTAAAAGAAAACACGAATGACCGCGACAAACTGGTGGTTTTtgttggttgtttttgtttttttggcatgaGTAGAGACAAATCGAACTGTCAGCAGTGCAGCCTCCTTGCGCCATTAAACATTTTATTTCACGGCACTTTTATACTTGGAAACGTACCTAACAAGTCCATTGACTAGCCTAATACAGATGCAGTAGTCTGTAAGTACACTACCTCCTCCCCTACTCACTGAAATTTACGGGAGGAGATACGTTAATAAATATCATTTGCGacatattttgacatcaatttacaTTCAGAACATGTTTTACTATGCTAGTTTACTATATGATAGTATTATTTTAATGGTATACAAGCAAATATACTATACGGTGCCTTTTATGTGATGGTTTTACACCGTACGCTTCCGTGGGTGGTGCCGTTattgtgtgacgtcagacaacGGCTTCTCCCGTTTACAAGTAGGATCCCCGAAGCGGCGTCCCGTTGCACTTTTACTGGAAAATCTCGATTTCCAAGTTGTCTGGAACGCAGCGGCGGTGCATTGAGAAAACACGTGGCTGGCTCGGCGGTGGAACCTGCTAAATTTCTGCACACTTGAATTTAGCGACGCTAGCCAGCCATTTTACAACAGCCACGGTGCATGCAGTGTATTAAGTGGCCGATTTGCTAGATGCTGCAGCCTAACTTGTTTTCGCCAAATGAGCAACGTGCAAGAGCTTGGTGACTTCCCAGATTTGCTTCTGCGATTTTCCGCCTCTGACGTGTAATTTTGACTTTTTTCTAAAAAGTGTGTAAGTAGAAAACAGCGATGTCACGCATGATACTGTGTGGGAATAATCTGTATGATGCATTGTTTCTCTCTTTACAGGTTGACAATGACGCCAGACCGAACCGCCGGATAGCTCactttcagtctttgtcacagtgTGGAATGGAGCAAAGGTCAACAATCTGTCTCACGTGCAAATAAGTGCATGGAGCATTTTAACCTCCCTTTGACTGCTTTGTGAAATTGGTCCAATTGCACCCCTTTGACATGAAGAGCACAGCATCGGGCACAAGGACGGGACTGAGAGCACACCAGATCTCTGCAACTGCCCGTTGATTTAATGAACCTTTCTTTTGGGATTACACTCGTTTTCTATTCACAAATCAGTGGGTTTGTTTCACAACTGAACTGAGCTGTCACATGGTCATTTGATACTCAAATAACTTTGCCACAGTGTCCCACATCCAAGTTGACACAATGGTGGCAGACAATATTGGGAGTGGTGACAGGTAGGCCTGTGCAATAATTAATTGTTAATATTTTATCATCTTTAAGTGGTATTGAGTTGGGATGAGATTCAGCTATTTTCTGACAACATATACAACAAATTAATGATAACAATGAGGTCTGAAATGTTTGAAGTATTACTATTATAGTAGTTCAATAATACTAGTATTACTAGTAttattgaaaactagttttggtttgatattaatgTTGCCAAACGGTTCAATCTACTGAACCGAAGTTGGGTTCTTAAACATGATATTTTTGCATATGCAGGCAGATATTGTGATGTATATATCAATATGGTGTAATATTTCCTATGATCATTGTGATAATATTTTCCTAATTACCCAGCACTAGTGAAAGGCCCCAAGGAGAACGAGAGTTAGACTTCAAGGAGCCTCCATCTGAAGACCCAGGAGGATGGCATGGGGACACTGATCAAGAGATGGCTGCCATCGCCTCCGAAGCCCTTTCTCCCACCATGCCAGCCAAGGAACCAAACACATGGAAGTGGTCAGTTATATTCTTGTGCTTCTATGGGTTTATGGCATCCATTAAGCCTGGGGAGCCCTTCATAACACCAAATCTCCTCAGTCTTGAGAAGAACTTCACTACGGAACAGGTCAGTGATGGttcagaattgtgtgtgtgtgtgagaaaatgcacatgcaaaaacacatgcGTTTTCATTATTTGCACTGGCCAGCtgtggaggggaaaaaaggagcTACCATGTTGTATactgaaatgaaaggaaatttcCCCAGAATCTCATGTCATGATATAATAAAGCCTAACAGTGGACAAAAGGGTAATATTTAACTATGGGGGGCATTCCAGTGTCAACAGTGATAGTGATTTTATATTTTCATGAATTTTGCCAAGCTTGTTTACATAAATGAGACTGTCAAGAATTACGGCAGGACTGAACACTTAGGGAATTTAAAAGCTAGAATAttctatgaccccccccccccatgcaataTGGTGGTACTCATTACTCTGTGGATTTAATCAGTGCCCAGTCGGTAGTGTACCAGTCTCTACGCGTGGCCAAAGTTCACATTCCTTCAAAGTGAGTCAGTATAGTTCTCACTAGGATTAGTTATGACAAAATAGCTGTTATGTTGTGAGTGTACTGTGACTTTTTGTACTTGAAACAGAAGAGGAAGCACACTAGTATATCCAAGGGGTTGTGGAGTTCAGCACGTCCCAGCCTTTTTACAACACTCCTTTCACCAGCCACTTACAGTTTTGACCATTGAGTACTGGGAAAACAAGTTTGCACGACAGAAAAACACAAATTCCACTGAGCATAGCTGTACTTAACCAGAAGAATAATATATCAGGTGCTGTCAACCTGTAAGTGAAGGTGTCTTTGTTGTGTTGTTTATTAACTTAGATCAGCAATCCTGGTCCTTGGGTTCCCCATCACTGTTTCCCATTTTGCTACGTAGTTGATTAAATTCACCTGTTGTGTCAGATATTGAGACAGTAGCGGCATCTGAATGGTTAATACGTTCTACATACTTAAAGGATGTACTGTGTACTACATATTATTGGGCATGCTATTCAGTACATAGTACCCAGTGCATACTGCAGTCTAAGGACATTTCACTTGGTGGACTCAAAGGAACTTACTCACCTAATCAGTGATATTTGCTACTTGATATTTGTGTGTATCACACCTCATAATTACATACTTAGAAGGAATATATCACCAAGGGTGTCATACACACGCTAAATATATTTTGTCATGTAATGGTTGAAAAATACATTTTAATTTACATCTAGATGTGAGCTGAAGTTGATTTTCTAATCCTTTTGGGTGTCCTCTCTAGGTGACCAGTGAGATCACTCCTGTGATGTTGTACTCGTACATGGCTGTGCTGGTGCCAGCCTTCCTGTTGACAGACTTTCTGCGCTACAAGCCTGTGCTCATCATCCAGGGCATTAGCCAGGTGGCCATCTGGCTCACCCTTCTGTTCGGCACCACTCTGCTGCAGATGCAGTTCATGGAGTTTTTCTACGGTATCACCATGGCCTGCAGGGTGGCCTACTCCTCCTACATTTTCTCCCTGGTCTCCCCGAGTCTCTACCAGCGTGTGGCCAGCTACTCGCGCTCATCTGTCCTCATGGGGGTGTTCACCAGCTCGGTCCTGGGCCAGCTGTTTATGTCTCTGGGCAACATAAGCTACAGCACCCTGAGTGCCGTGTCTTTGGGTTTTGTCAGTTTCGGGTTGTTCCTCTCGATATGTCTGCCCTGGCCCAAGCGCTCCATGTTTTTCAACCAGGCACGTCTTCAGCAGCAGCAAAGGCAACTGTCGTCATCAAAAGCCAACAAGGCAGAATTGGTCCAAATGAACACTGACGAGGGCGCGTCACCCTCACCCACTCCTCAGCAGCCCAAGACCACCTGGAAGGACTCCATCTTTGTGCAGATGCTGATGGAGGTGAGGAACCAGGTGAAGCAGCCCAATCTGAGGCTCTGGTGCCTGTGGTGGGTGTTCAACTCCACAGGTTACTATCTGGTGCTTTTTTATGTTCACATCCTGTGGAACAAGGTCTACCCAGCCACCGAGAACAAGAACGTCTACAATGGGGGAGTGGAGGCTGCTTCCACTCTACTGGGTGAGACGGTGCTCAGTAGCCAAGAAGCTTCACTTTTTCAAGCTTTGATACCCTGAATTACAAAGTTCCAAAGGTTTAATTGGCTTCAGCCACAAGTTAATCCAGAGTTCAGGTCTACAAAAGTGTGGAAAAATAAAACTGTGATCTCCAGAACTTGAAAGAACTAGCAACTTAAAACGTCTGGAAAAGTATATAAAGAAAGCTTGCTCAGTCTTCTTACACACATTTGCACATCTGAATTAATTGACTCATTTCATATGGTACATTTGCTGTCTAAAAACAAATCTTCCAACTATAGAGTGAAGTAATCTGGTTTAACAGGCATATAACTGTCTTTATTGGTTTATTGGTGTATATGTgttaaacacattgaaatcttggTACCCactcaaaaaaaatgtttttttacttCTGTAAAGAAGTAGGCCCATCTAATTTTAATTGAGGAAAAATGTGTGGTGACCCTTCCATGGGTACATTGGGTGTACAGCTTT is from Lampris incognitus isolate fLamInc1 chromosome 21, fLamInc1.hap2, whole genome shotgun sequence and encodes:
- the slc19a1 gene encoding reduced folate transporter: MVADNIGSGDSTSERPQGERELDFKEPPSEDPGGWHGDTDQEMAAIASEALSPTMPAKEPNTWKWSVIFLCFYGFMASIKPGEPFITPNLLSLEKNFTTEQVTSEITPVMLYSYMAVLVPAFLLTDFLRYKPVLIIQGISQVAIWLTLLFGTTLLQMQFMEFFYGITMACRVAYSSYIFSLVSPSLYQRVASYSRSSVLMGVFTSSVLGQLFMSLGNISYSTLSAVSLGFVSFGLFLSICLPWPKRSMFFNQARLQQQQRQLSSSKANKAELVQMNTDEGASPSPTPQQPKTTWKDSIFVQMLMEVRNQVKQPNLRLWCLWWVFNSTGYYLVLFYVHILWNKVYPATENKNVYNGGVEAASTLLGAMTSFIAGYVKIRWNIWSELVIGVITALQAGLLLLMGITDNIWVCYISYILFRGFYQFLVPIAIFQIAALLTKELCALMFGINTFLGTILKTIITLIVADKRGLALPVHSQFLVYFLYFTLLTVVYLVCAAVVLIRHYRSQAREEEVASEQTTPTDLNPTAANSETEALSNGHSTKTNKSIA